A DNA window from Polyangiaceae bacterium contains the following coding sequences:
- a CDS encoding L,D-transpeptidase, which translates to MSSVSRAFPAAALAALVAAACQRTPPPGGETAPAPQPARSGRGPGVAGDPTLPDELAPKAAATASGASQPDAAPPEHKGPWFVVTTAAAGVYRQPSFDKNAKIGYVRSGGKVGVKAETVSKESCSSGWYELVQGGYVCGNLGTTDLTHPQVKFALKRPDLDEVLPYTYARNAKNGTPLYKSVPSREQMYQYEPYLPSAKRAKKEEQERREQATGDVPGDVTPASTDPDAGVVASSDSGVAIVGDGAAEASKKPWWQREDAKDGLHEVTLEELAAEGDDILAKRMVTGFYVAVDKTFRWNDRTWYKTTRGLVAPADRFWQTAGSKFKGVELGTDYKLPVAWVYGGRKTAPTYEIEGDAAPKSAKSLEAFTAIQLTGRDKEVAKTRYLETKDGTWIKAMHVRVTAPGAPPKDLAPSEKWVDVNLSTQTLVAFQGTTPVYATLVSSGKQSSVKDKDHRTPKGEWRIREKHVTTTMDGNGTAAGDLPYSIEDVPYVMYYFNSYAVHAAFWHRNYGIQMSHGCVNLSPLDAKHVFFFTDPPVPDGFHGVWSSAQQPGSRVVIHD; encoded by the coding sequence ATGAGCAGCGTGTCTCGAGCGTTCCCCGCGGCGGCGCTCGCCGCCCTTGTCGCTGCAGCCTGCCAGCGAACTCCGCCGCCAGGCGGCGAGACGGCTCCCGCACCGCAGCCTGCGCGCTCGGGTCGCGGTCCGGGCGTGGCCGGCGATCCGACGCTCCCGGACGAGCTCGCGCCCAAGGCAGCGGCAACCGCGAGCGGCGCATCCCAGCCCGATGCCGCGCCCCCGGAGCACAAGGGCCCCTGGTTCGTGGTGACGACGGCAGCAGCGGGCGTCTATCGGCAACCCTCTTTCGACAAGAATGCCAAGATTGGCTACGTCCGAAGCGGCGGCAAAGTCGGCGTGAAAGCCGAGACTGTCTCCAAAGAAAGCTGCAGCAGCGGCTGGTACGAGCTGGTGCAGGGCGGATACGTGTGCGGGAACTTGGGCACGACGGATCTCACACACCCGCAAGTGAAGTTCGCGCTCAAGCGTCCGGACCTGGACGAAGTGCTGCCCTACACCTACGCGCGCAATGCCAAGAACGGCACGCCTCTGTACAAGAGCGTGCCCTCACGCGAGCAAATGTATCAGTACGAACCCTACCTACCCAGCGCCAAGCGCGCGAAGAAGGAAGAACAGGAGCGGCGCGAACAAGCCACGGGCGACGTTCCTGGTGACGTCACACCCGCATCGACGGATCCGGACGCCGGCGTGGTCGCCAGCAGCGACTCGGGTGTCGCCATCGTTGGCGACGGCGCAGCCGAGGCCTCCAAGAAGCCGTGGTGGCAGCGCGAAGACGCCAAGGACGGCCTGCACGAAGTCACCCTCGAGGAACTCGCCGCCGAGGGCGACGACATCCTGGCCAAGCGCATGGTGACGGGCTTCTACGTGGCCGTCGACAAGACGTTCCGTTGGAATGACCGCACTTGGTACAAGACGACTCGAGGGCTGGTGGCCCCCGCAGATCGCTTCTGGCAGACGGCCGGCTCCAAGTTCAAAGGGGTCGAACTCGGCACCGACTACAAGCTGCCGGTGGCCTGGGTCTACGGCGGTCGCAAGACGGCCCCCACCTATGAAATCGAAGGGGACGCGGCACCTAAGTCCGCAAAGTCGCTGGAAGCGTTCACGGCGATTCAGCTGACCGGCCGCGACAAGGAAGTGGCCAAGACGCGCTACTTGGAGACGAAGGACGGCACCTGGATCAAAGCCATGCACGTGCGTGTGACAGCGCCGGGTGCTCCACCCAAAGACTTGGCACCCAGCGAGAAATGGGTGGACGTCAATCTCAGCACTCAGACGTTGGTTGCGTTCCAGGGCACGACGCCCGTCTACGCCACGCTGGTCTCGTCAGGCAAGCAGTCTAGTGTGAAGGACAAGGACCATCGGACGCCGAAGGGTGAGTGGCGCATTCGCGAGAAGCACGTCACGACCACCATGGACGGCAACGGTACGGCGGCGGGGGACTTGCCCTACAGCATCGAAGACGTGCCCTACGTCATGTACTACTTCAACTCCTACGCCGTGCACGCTGCCTTCTGGCATCGCAACTACGGCATTCAGATGAGTCACGGTTGCGTCAACCTCTCCCCTCTCGACGCCAAGCACGTATTCTTCTTCACGGACCCGCCCGTTCCGGACGGTTTCCACGGGGTGTGGTCCTCCGCCCAACAACCGGGCAGCCGCGTCGTAATCCACGATTGA
- a CDS encoding tetratricopeptide repeat protein has protein sequence MTSASGGITSPPMDQFSAHLDRGWDLVQRGDSAGAELSARRALEIDSQSPEAYNLLGYVAAMQGDFEEAVEHYRTAISLDDTYFEAMLNAAEIYIHPLGDVAEAVNLCDQALDLAESDEERVDALLLKFDAMLADGNVDEAKRLCSTFPRGPYDNPMHSFLVARAFYESGDVQHAEPLIEAAVKEMSDNPEAWYYLGLIRDDRGDTITATRAFLAARELDLLLPPPPWTLTRDTFELTVSQAVQTLPEELAQFLRPEEAFVADLPGVEVVADGVDPRALLLLDGVMSRPGEKPSARLIVYQRNVERQAGSISAIPGEILTALAREITAAFLERPSDVAN, from the coding sequence TTGACGTCCGCATCAGGCGGCATCACTAGCCCGCCCATGGATCAGTTCTCTGCGCACTTGGACCGCGGCTGGGATCTCGTGCAGCGCGGCGATTCCGCCGGAGCGGAACTCAGCGCACGCCGCGCCTTGGAAATCGACAGCCAATCCCCCGAGGCCTACAACCTGCTCGGCTACGTTGCTGCCATGCAAGGCGACTTCGAGGAAGCCGTCGAGCACTATCGAACGGCAATCAGCCTCGACGATACCTACTTCGAGGCCATGCTCAACGCAGCGGAGATCTACATTCACCCTTTGGGGGACGTCGCGGAGGCCGTGAACCTGTGCGACCAGGCCCTCGACCTGGCCGAATCCGACGAAGAGCGAGTCGACGCGCTGCTACTCAAGTTCGATGCCATGTTGGCAGACGGCAACGTGGACGAGGCAAAGCGGCTCTGCAGCACCTTTCCTCGGGGACCCTACGACAATCCCATGCACTCGTTCTTGGTCGCGCGCGCTTTCTACGAATCGGGCGATGTGCAGCACGCGGAACCCCTGATCGAAGCTGCCGTCAAGGAGATGTCTGACAACCCCGAGGCTTGGTACTACCTCGGGCTCATCCGCGACGACCGTGGCGATACCATCACCGCCACGCGCGCGTTCCTGGCCGCGCGGGAATTGGACCTGTTGCTTCCGCCGCCCCCCTGGACCCTGACCCGGGACACCTTCGAGTTGACTGTCAGTCAGGCGGTGCAAACGCTGCCCGAGGAACTAGCTCAGTTCCTGCGGCCCGAAGAGGCCTTCGTGGCGGACCTTCCGGGAGTGGAAGTGGTCGCGGATGGGGTCGACCCGCGCGCGCTGCTGCTGCTGGACGGCGTCATGAGCCGCCCTGGCGAAAAGCCGTCGGCGCGGCTGATCGTGTACCAGCGCAACGTCGAGCGTCAGGCGGGATCCATCAGCGCCATCCCTGGCGAGATCCTCACCGCCCTGGCGCGGGAGATCACCGCGGCCTTCCTGGAGCGTCCCAGCGACGTTGCCAACTAG
- a CDS encoding polyprenyl synthetase family protein: MVRRVEDVQALVSGDLHEVEGLLSRAAQMGPEPGRHAAEHLVAGGGKRIRPLALLLAHACFAPPTPAAQQMAVVVELVHSATLMHDDVIDDGDERRGKPTARRVWGNAVSVLAGDLLLVRALETTAVHAPALMSSLLVTLRRLVEGEVIQLRGRVALDPSEATYERILRDKTASLFGWATRAGALLAGADESCVERMGSFGERLGVAFQLVDDLLDYTDVDTGKTPLADLSEGKLTLPLVLTCASNPELLAELERIHAGDLEPVAAVSRAVRSSGACDEVRRRAQSFTAEALSALRGVAPTPARELLEGVATGLVQRVV; the protein is encoded by the coding sequence GTGGTGCGGAGAGTGGAGGACGTCCAGGCCCTGGTCTCGGGGGATTTGCACGAAGTCGAGGGGCTCTTGAGCCGGGCGGCGCAGATGGGGCCTGAGCCCGGGCGTCATGCGGCCGAGCACCTGGTGGCGGGCGGCGGCAAGCGCATACGCCCGCTCGCCTTGCTGCTGGCCCACGCTTGCTTTGCTCCCCCTACGCCGGCTGCACAGCAGATGGCGGTCGTGGTGGAGCTGGTCCACTCCGCGACGTTGATGCACGACGACGTCATCGACGACGGCGACGAACGGCGGGGCAAGCCGACGGCGAGACGAGTGTGGGGCAACGCGGTCAGCGTCCTCGCAGGAGATCTGCTGTTGGTGCGCGCCTTGGAAACCACCGCCGTCCATGCTCCGGCCCTGATGTCGAGCCTGCTCGTCACCTTGCGGAGGCTGGTCGAAGGTGAAGTGATTCAGTTACGCGGGCGCGTCGCGCTCGACCCCTCTGAGGCTACCTACGAGCGCATCTTGCGCGACAAGACGGCCTCGCTGTTTGGCTGGGCCACGCGAGCTGGCGCGCTCCTGGCAGGTGCCGACGAATCGTGTGTGGAGCGCATGGGAAGCTTTGGTGAGCGTCTTGGCGTCGCCTTCCAGCTCGTGGACGACTTGCTCGACTACACCGACGTCGACACGGGCAAGACGCCGCTGGCAGATCTGTCCGAAGGCAAGCTCACGCTCCCTTTGGTGCTCACGTGCGCGTCGAATCCCGAGCTCCTCGCGGAGTTGGAGCGAATTCACGCTGGAGATCTGGAGCCCGTCGCTGCCGTCAGCCGCGCGGTGCGGAGTTCGGGCGCTTGCGACGAGGTGCGTCGCCGGGCGCAGTCCTTCACCGCGGAAGCGCTGTCGGCGCTGCGTGGGGTCGCACCCACGCCAGCGCGCGAACTACTGGAAGGAGTCGCGACTGGCCTGGTCCAACGTGTCGTCTGA
- a CDS encoding DEAD/DEAH box helicase, translated as MNAPATDTPSDEPLPTFDSLPLRAPVRQAVDDLGYVHPTPVQRAVFEPATRGRDLVVQARTGTGKTAAFGLPIVDSLVRADDHRVQALALCPTRELALQVTRELTALATHASLKITAVYGGAPMGKQIQELEAGAQIVIGTPGRVLDHLGRGTLDPSAIRCFVLDESDEMLSMGFLPQITDILSYLPEARQTLLFSATLPPDIQRMAETRLKNPEFVTLSGDHIGALEIDHFVYMVFGDKVADFLRIIEVENPESAVVFCNTRDETKRVATALADEGFAADWLNADLPQSDREKVMRRTREGKLRFLVATDVAARGIDISHLTHVINYDMPASAEAYVHRTGRTGRAGRTGTAISLIAPGDVGHLYYLRLTYKVRPIEKALPSSREIQSRREADLVTSFADSFSTTKVLPEDLALARRLLTHDNAERIVAGLLRSHLGVRPEALEEASASRRAKLPPGVETEEAAPNAPASELSREPREPREPGEPRESRESREPRRRRRRDGDGPGESAANSGEPEAERGGEKSADYRRHRSDPDLAEVFLNVGSRDGASQDAILDVLERGAGLPAQAADYVNVRHRHTFVGVQRKDLEKVIAALDGAVIAGKQASAEEARPRG; from the coding sequence ATGAACGCCCCTGCGACGGATACCCCGTCGGACGAACCCCTCCCCACTTTCGATTCTTTGCCGCTCCGAGCACCGGTGCGTCAGGCCGTGGACGACCTCGGCTACGTTCACCCAACTCCGGTGCAGCGTGCGGTCTTCGAGCCTGCGACGCGCGGGCGCGATCTCGTCGTGCAGGCACGCACGGGCACTGGCAAGACGGCTGCTTTCGGCTTGCCCATCGTCGACTCACTGGTACGCGCCGACGATCACCGAGTGCAGGCACTCGCGCTCTGCCCCACCCGCGAGCTCGCGCTTCAGGTAACCCGTGAACTCACGGCCTTGGCGACGCACGCGTCACTGAAGATCACCGCGGTCTACGGCGGTGCGCCGATGGGCAAGCAGATCCAGGAGTTGGAGGCTGGCGCCCAAATCGTGATCGGCACGCCGGGACGCGTGCTCGATCATTTGGGGCGCGGCACCCTCGATCCGTCGGCCATCCGCTGTTTCGTACTGGACGAGTCCGACGAGATGCTCTCCATGGGCTTTCTGCCGCAGATCACCGACATCCTCAGTTACCTGCCCGAGGCCCGGCAGACGCTGCTGTTCAGCGCCACGCTCCCGCCGGACATCCAGCGCATGGCGGAGACGCGCCTGAAGAACCCCGAGTTCGTCACGCTCAGCGGAGACCACATCGGCGCCCTGGAGATCGACCACTTCGTCTACATGGTGTTCGGCGACAAGGTGGCGGATTTCCTGCGTATCATCGAGGTGGAGAACCCCGAAAGCGCCGTGGTCTTCTGCAATACACGCGATGAGACCAAGCGCGTCGCGACAGCCCTGGCAGACGAGGGTTTCGCAGCGGACTGGCTGAACGCCGACCTACCCCAGTCCGACCGCGAGAAGGTCATGCGGCGCACGCGCGAAGGAAAGCTAAGGTTCCTGGTCGCGACGGACGTAGCCGCGCGCGGCATCGACATCTCGCACCTGACACACGTAATCAACTACGACATGCCGGCGTCGGCAGAAGCCTACGTGCATCGCACCGGGCGCACCGGGCGCGCGGGCAGGACGGGCACCGCGATTTCCCTGATCGCCCCCGGCGACGTCGGCCATCTCTACTACCTCAGGCTCACCTACAAGGTGAGGCCCATCGAGAAAGCTCTGCCCTCGAGTCGCGAGATCCAGAGTCGACGCGAGGCCGACTTGGTGACGTCCTTCGCCGACAGTTTCTCGACGACCAAGGTATTGCCGGAGGACCTGGCGCTCGCGCGGCGCCTGCTCACTCACGACAATGCGGAACGCATCGTCGCTGGGCTGTTGCGCTCTCACCTCGGCGTGCGGCCCGAAGCCTTGGAAGAAGCATCGGCGTCCCGACGCGCAAAACTACCGCCCGGGGTGGAGACCGAGGAGGCGGCCCCGAACGCACCGGCGAGTGAGCTTTCACGTGAACCACGCGAACCACGTGAACCAGGTGAACCGCGTGAATCTCGTGAATCTCGTGAGCCACGCCGCCGTCGTCGTCGCGACGGGGACGGGCCCGGTGAGAGTGCTGCCAACTCGGGGGAACCCGAAGCCGAACGTGGCGGGGAGAAGTCCGCGGACTACCGTCGCCATCGCTCGGATCCTGACCTGGCAGAGGTATTCCTCAACGTTGGCTCTCGCGATGGGGCGAGTCAGGATGCCATCCTGGACGTGCTCGAGCGAGGCGCCGGCCTCCCCGCCCAAGCAGCGGACTACGTGAACGTTCGCCATCGGCACACATTCGTCGGGGTCCAGCGAAAAGATCTGGAGAAAGTGATCGCCGCACTGGACGGCGCGGTCATTGCAGGGAAGCAGGCATCTGCCGAAGAAGCGCGCCCGCGCGGCTGA
- a CDS encoding tetratricopeptide repeat protein: MPDERKSPASLNASVERLLHNVQYGLDHGFAPRAMIPMLQRLESRAAPGSALWAFAVERLTEQHLVDSPWQAALYARRLLDAAETDAAWALLGLAHARSGHIRAAVRAFRRALALLPGCPSYSHNVGHLLDAGLGRTAEALPHLARAAAALPDDAEVVASYAHALVRSGQASRAETLLARVLPGGAAEARQLVARFSRSRHDD, from the coding sequence GTGCCGGATGAGCGCAAGTCACCTGCCAGCCTGAACGCTTCCGTAGAGCGCTTGCTGCACAACGTGCAGTACGGACTGGATCACGGCTTCGCACCACGCGCCATGATCCCCATGCTTCAACGCTTGGAGTCTCGGGCCGCCCCCGGATCCGCGCTCTGGGCGTTCGCCGTCGAACGCCTCACGGAGCAGCATTTGGTCGACAGCCCTTGGCAGGCAGCGCTGTATGCGCGACGCCTTCTGGACGCGGCGGAGACCGACGCTGCGTGGGCTTTGCTGGGCCTCGCGCACGCCCGCTCGGGTCACATTCGTGCGGCGGTCCGAGCCTTTCGTCGCGCATTGGCCCTGCTGCCGGGGTGCCCGAGCTATAGCCACAATGTGGGGCATCTGCTCGATGCCGGATTGGGCCGCACCGCCGAAGCCCTTCCGCATCTGGCTCGCGCCGCGGCCGCGCTGCCCGATGACGCCGAAGTGGTCGCATCCTACGCGCACGCGCTGGTGCGCTCGGGACAGGCCTCGCGCGCAGAGACGTTGCTCGCGAGGGTCTTGCCCGGCGGCGCGGCCGAAGCGCGGCAGTTGGTGGCGCGCTTCTCTCGCAGTCGCCACGACGACTGA
- a CDS encoding TolC family protein, producing MRRASWLCLGLLLPTLAHAQVPVGEPPPTPSPTPPPAPASALPEVDDPMLTPLSPADRVLGSWQEALRQARAQSTTLARSVAQTELAAGQARQALARALPTLTGTAQIQHHLLTGEGITFSPAGLRQGTIPDPQTTWGAGLALRAPLLAPRAWHDHGTAKRSVRAAGLAREDSERRVIAAVADAIVSVVTAERIAEISRVSLRSTLSTLDLNRRRARLGAASAVDVLRAEQEVSLTRAQVVNADEGVRRAREALGISLGQSTPWSVTPSIRLDQLATDAKAVCQPVGNPDARADVQAARARLEIAARNVKAVDWDYVPTVDLVSNLNYLSEERFSANGKHVTWTIGGVLTWPLYDGGLRYGSRSTNAAQQRLAQQDVSDAQRAARVEAQQASRAVSVAKQNLAVSQRTREIARKSARLSQIAFTAGQGSSFDLVDSSRRLREAEIDSAIKEFELVRAQIAALLALSTCRA from the coding sequence ATGCGTCGCGCTAGCTGGCTCTGCCTCGGATTGCTCCTCCCTACTCTGGCCCATGCGCAGGTTCCGGTGGGGGAGCCGCCACCCACGCCTTCGCCGACCCCGCCCCCCGCGCCTGCTTCGGCCCTGCCGGAAGTGGACGACCCCATGCTCACTCCCCTGTCACCCGCGGACCGCGTACTCGGCTCGTGGCAAGAAGCGCTGCGCCAGGCCCGCGCGCAATCGACGACCCTGGCCCGGAGCGTAGCCCAGACGGAGCTGGCCGCGGGCCAAGCGCGCCAGGCCTTGGCCCGCGCACTGCCGACGTTGACCGGCACGGCGCAGATTCAACACCACTTGCTCACGGGCGAAGGCATCACCTTCAGCCCCGCTGGCCTGCGTCAAGGCACCATCCCTGACCCGCAAACGACCTGGGGCGCAGGCCTCGCCCTGCGCGCGCCGCTCTTGGCGCCCCGCGCTTGGCACGACCACGGCACTGCCAAGCGGTCGGTGCGCGCGGCAGGACTCGCTCGCGAGGACTCCGAGCGACGCGTGATCGCTGCAGTCGCCGACGCCATCGTCAGCGTGGTGACCGCCGAGCGCATCGCGGAGATCAGCCGCGTGTCACTGCGCTCGACGCTGTCGACTCTGGATCTCAATCGCCGCCGAGCACGTCTGGGCGCAGCCAGCGCCGTCGACGTCCTGCGTGCCGAGCAGGAGGTGTCCCTCACACGCGCGCAGGTGGTCAACGCCGATGAAGGCGTTCGCCGGGCGCGCGAGGCCCTCGGCATTTCCTTGGGACAGTCCACGCCCTGGAGCGTCACCCCCTCCATCCGCTTGGATCAGCTGGCGACGGATGCCAAAGCCGTGTGTCAGCCCGTGGGCAATCCGGACGCCCGCGCGGACGTACAAGCGGCGCGAGCGCGCCTCGAGATCGCCGCGCGCAACGTCAAGGCCGTCGACTGGGACTACGTCCCGACCGTCGACCTGGTGTCCAACCTCAACTACCTGTCCGAAGAACGCTTCAGCGCCAACGGCAAGCACGTGACATGGACCATCGGCGGCGTGTTGACCTGGCCCCTGTACGACGGGGGCCTGCGCTACGGCAGCCGTAGCACCAACGCCGCGCAGCAACGCTTGGCTCAACAAGACGTCAGCGATGCCCAGCGTGCGGCTCGTGTCGAGGCACAGCAAGCCAGCCGGGCGGTGAGCGTGGCAAAGCAGAACCTTGCCGTGAGTCAGCGGACCCGTGAAATCGCTCGCAAGAGTGCGCGCCTTTCGCAGATCGCCTTCACCGCGGGTCAGGGCTCCAGCTTCGATCTGGTGGACTCCTCCCGGCGCCTGCGCGAGGCGGAAATCGACTCCGCCATCAAGGAATTCGAGCTGGTTCGGGCGCAAATTGCTGCGCTTCTGGCGCTCAGCACCTGCCGAGCGTGA
- the ccsA gene encoding cytochrome c biogenesis protein CcsA, which produces MPGRRPGFAVVAGAALVSLFTLLYLVFFRAPIAQAEAGGFAQKIFYFHVPSAYAMYVSGVICAIGSAVFLLKLTHRSNAWAQAGAECATLFGIIMITSGPLWAKKAWGVYWTWDPRLTTTLLSLLIYAAIVLLRRFGGSGEAERKFAAALGVLGTVNLPIIHYSVRKWGGNHPVVISKGGGGLSHPDMKLALMVGFITFTFLAIALLWQRAKTLELSARLQDAEEQAIDEGLVKEV; this is translated from the coding sequence ATGCCTGGCAGACGCCCTGGTTTTGCAGTGGTGGCGGGAGCCGCGTTGGTCTCGCTTTTCACGTTGCTGTACCTCGTGTTCTTCCGCGCGCCGATTGCGCAAGCGGAGGCCGGCGGCTTCGCGCAGAAGATCTTCTACTTCCACGTGCCCAGCGCCTACGCCATGTACGTCTCGGGCGTGATCTGCGCCATTGGCAGCGCCGTCTTTCTGCTGAAGCTGACCCATCGCAGCAATGCCTGGGCCCAAGCCGGCGCGGAATGCGCGACCTTGTTCGGCATCATCATGATCACCAGCGGACCGCTGTGGGCGAAAAAGGCCTGGGGCGTGTACTGGACTTGGGATCCGCGCTTGACCACGACTCTGCTCAGCCTGCTGATCTACGCAGCAATCGTGCTGCTGCGTCGCTTCGGCGGCAGCGGCGAGGCGGAACGCAAATTTGCCGCTGCCCTGGGGGTCTTGGGCACGGTCAACTTGCCGATCATCCACTACTCCGTGCGCAAGTGGGGCGGCAATCATCCGGTCGTCATTTCCAAGGGCGGCGGTGGGCTCTCCCATCCGGACATGAAGCTGGCTTTGATGGTGGGCTTCATCACGTTCACCTTCCTCGCCATCGCGCTGTTGTGGCAGCGCGCCAAAACGCTGGAGCTTTCGGCTCGCCTCCAGGATGCGGAGGAACAGGCCATCGATGAGGGGCTCGTCAAGGAGGTATGA
- a CDS encoding CcmD family protein: protein MNLLQSSSGGIEGLLGLSPRLLVAQIPAGSAAPGERATEFVPVQGGRDSTSAEALLVVAYCILWVVVFWFVMSTWKRQGKLEARLEELQSKLARNEAPSEGAEAASKRTASTAES, encoded by the coding sequence TTGAACCTGCTGCAATCGTCTAGCGGAGGCATCGAGGGCCTTTTGGGCCTTTCGCCTCGGCTGCTCGTGGCCCAAATCCCTGCGGGCAGCGCTGCGCCCGGGGAGCGCGCGACGGAGTTCGTGCCGGTGCAGGGAGGCCGCGACAGCACCAGCGCCGAGGCCCTCTTGGTCGTGGCCTACTGCATCCTCTGGGTCGTGGTGTTCTGGTTCGTGATGTCGACTTGGAAGCGCCAGGGCAAGCTCGAAGCGCGCCTGGAAGAGCTGCAATCCAAACTCGCTCGCAACGAAGCCCCCTCCGAAGGCGCTGAGGCCGCATCCAAGCGCACGGCATCCACCGCAGAGTCATGA
- a CDS encoding acyl-CoA dehydrogenase family protein, producing MLNFALSEEQTALLEMARRFSKERIIPVAAECDRDSKFPKPVFEAAHELGFVNTTVPTEYGGPGMGELENAIITEQMAYGCTGITTSMLANTLALTPIKLGGNEEQKKKYLGMLTAEPLFASYCTTEPGGGSDVAGLKTRFTTHGDEFVINGEKSWITNASYAAFYVVFATSDAAKRHKGIAAFIVDRDTPGLKVGKHEDKLGQRGSDTAAVHFEDVKVSKANLLAPEGEGFKLAMETFNQTRPDIGALATGLMQRCIDECVAYAKERKAFGVPIAEHQMVQAMLAEMAIGAEATRLLYQKAAWNLDNGVRDPIVSSYAKAFGADRAMQTAIDAVQVFGGNGYVKDYPVEKLMRDAKVLQIYEGTSQIQRLVIARNMIR from the coding sequence ATGTTGAACTTCGCCCTTTCCGAAGAACAGACCGCCCTGCTGGAAATGGCCCGGCGCTTCTCCAAGGAGCGGATCATTCCCGTGGCCGCCGAATGCGATCGCGACAGCAAGTTCCCCAAGCCCGTCTTCGAAGCGGCGCATGAACTCGGCTTCGTCAATACGACCGTCCCGACAGAGTACGGCGGACCGGGCATGGGCGAGTTGGAGAACGCCATCATCACGGAGCAGATGGCCTACGGCTGCACCGGCATCACGACGAGCATGCTGGCCAATACCCTCGCCCTGACCCCAATCAAGCTGGGCGGCAACGAAGAGCAGAAGAAGAAGTACCTGGGCATGCTCACGGCAGAGCCGCTCTTCGCCAGCTACTGCACCACCGAACCGGGCGGCGGCAGCGACGTTGCCGGTCTGAAGACCCGCTTCACCACCCATGGTGACGAGTTCGTGATCAACGGCGAGAAGTCCTGGATCACCAACGCCAGCTACGCGGCGTTCTACGTGGTGTTCGCCACGAGCGACGCCGCCAAGCGGCACAAGGGCATCGCGGCGTTCATCGTGGACCGTGACACCCCCGGGCTCAAGGTCGGCAAGCACGAGGACAAACTCGGCCAACGGGGCAGCGACACGGCTGCCGTGCACTTCGAAGACGTCAAGGTGTCCAAAGCCAATCTGCTGGCGCCCGAGGGCGAAGGCTTCAAGCTGGCGATGGAGACCTTCAACCAGACGCGACCCGACATCGGTGCACTGGCAACGGGGCTGATGCAGCGATGCATCGACGAGTGCGTCGCCTACGCCAAGGAGCGCAAGGCCTTCGGCGTCCCCATCGCCGAGCACCAGATGGTGCAAGCGATGCTCGCCGAGATGGCGATCGGAGCCGAAGCAACGCGCTTGCTGTATCAGAAGGCCGCCTGGAACTTGGACAACGGCGTACGCGACCCGATCGTGTCGAGCTACGCAAAGGCCTTTGGCGCGGACCGGGCGATGCAGACCGCAATCGACGCCGTTCAAGTGTTCGGCGGCAACGGCTACGTCAAGGACTACCCGGTCGAGAAGCTGATGCGGGACGCAAAGGTGCTCCAGATCTACGAAGGCACCAGCCAGATCCAGCGCCTGGTCATCGCCCGCAACATGATCCGCTGA
- a CDS encoding PrsW family intramembrane metalloprotease, with the protein MIFLLLFAIILVGICVFIYGLLIKGVDRYEPEPWWLLLICFFWGALGATFFSLIFNTIGGIVITSAVDPHTMSEAQVAQGLTASFIAPLVEESFKGVFLLVVWAASAFWLKELDGPLDGAIYGGVIGLGFTLTEDVLYIMSAASKAGVVGFGATFVMRTIFGGLGHATFTAMTGLGVGAAAETRSMPVKIISPIGGWMAAVGLHFLHNFLVSFFGCGGVVLKFAVFITFAILFFVLLYILAFRDRAIVMRGLADEVGVVCHPKEFKLTTSGSMLIPLYNVMTLSGSEGGYMAARKKQLLLADLAFLKHHQRRGDTSVGKKIEQVRSELQALNARGVFIGKR; encoded by the coding sequence GTGATTTTCCTGCTGCTGTTCGCCATCATTCTGGTCGGGATCTGCGTCTTCATCTACGGCCTGCTGATCAAGGGGGTCGACCGCTACGAGCCCGAACCCTGGTGGCTACTCCTGATTTGTTTTTTCTGGGGAGCGCTCGGGGCGACCTTCTTCTCGCTGATCTTCAACACCATCGGTGGCATCGTGATCACGAGTGCGGTCGATCCCCACACGATGAGCGAGGCTCAGGTGGCACAGGGATTGACGGCATCGTTCATCGCGCCCCTGGTCGAAGAGTCCTTCAAGGGTGTCTTCTTGCTGGTGGTATGGGCTGCGAGCGCGTTTTGGTTGAAGGAACTCGATGGGCCCCTGGATGGCGCCATCTACGGTGGCGTGATCGGCCTGGGCTTCACGTTGACCGAGGACGTGCTCTACATCATGAGCGCAGCGTCCAAGGCCGGTGTGGTTGGCTTCGGTGCCACCTTCGTGATGCGCACCATCTTCGGCGGACTCGGCCACGCCACCTTCACGGCGATGACCGGCTTGGGGGTCGGTGCGGCCGCGGAGACGCGCAGCATGCCGGTGAAGATCATCTCTCCCATCGGAGGGTGGATGGCCGCCGTGGGTCTGCATTTCCTCCACAACTTCCTGGTCAGCTTCTTCGGCTGCGGCGGAGTGGTGCTGAAGTTCGCGGTGTTCATCACCTTCGCCATCCTGTTCTTCGTGCTGCTCTACATCCTGGCCTTCCGGGATCGTGCCATCGTGATGCGGGGGCTTGCCGACGAGGTGGGGGTGGTCTGCCACCCCAAGGAATTCAAGCTGACCACGAGCGGATCCATGCTGATCCCGCTCTACAACGTGATGACCCTGTCCGGCAGCGAAGGGGGCTACATGGCCGCGAGGAAGAAGCAGTTGCTCCTGGCGGATCTGGCGTTCCTCAAACACCACCAACGCCGGGGCGACACCAGCGTCGGCAAGAAGATCGAACAAGTTCGCTCCGAGCTGCAGGCCCTGAACGCCCGCGGCGTCTTCATCGGCAAACGCTGA